AGCCTGGAAACTATTACTCTTCGCCTTGCATTGAAGGTATTACTTTCCCCTCAAGCTTGTCAATGTGATCAGTCTTATCCaagcaaatatttttatgaaaatatttagcATCAAAGAATTCTTGAAGGTATTACTTTGCACTCTTCTTGTACAGGTTTATGTTTACAAATATGTTgtatctttaaacttttcaaaattttatgaatcAAGGTTACAGATTGAATATCCACATAATATACATTTAATTCATGGAAACCATGAGGCAACAGACATTAATGCTTTATTTGGGTTTCGTACCGAGTGCATCGAGAGAATGGTACCACTAATTTCTATTTGCTGTCATTATTTAGTTTATCAAGAAAAAATTATGTTCCATATTATTGTTTATTGTTTGGAAAAAGGGAGAACAAGACGGAATCTGGGCATGACACCGTATTAACAGATTGTTTAATTGGTTCCTTTAGCTGCTTTAATGGAGAAGAAAGTTATCTGCATGCATGGTGGTATTGGTCATTCCATAAATCATGTAGAGCAGATCGAAAACCTTCAACGACCTATCACAATGGAAACTGGCGCAATAGTTCTTATGGATCTGCTATGGCCatacaaataaataactaaaaaaaaataccttATTTTTGTGAATAACTATTTCCTGTTTCTTATTCATGCAGGTCTGATCCAATAGAGAACGACAGTGTTGAGAGGTTAAGACCAAATGCCAGGGGGCCTGGCTTGGTTACTTTTGGGGTGAGTGATTATATGTTTGGCTCGAACCATTTTCTACTCAATTCCTATACAATGGTTTCAAATTTTTGATCTTTTGATGTGACAACCTGACTGAGTTAGTTATTGAATTCTGCAATAATAATGACCTCCAGTTGATAGTAAGGGCACATGAGTGTGTCATGGATGGTTTTGAACGATTTGCTCAGGGTCATTTAATCACTCTTTTCTCTGCAACTAACTATTGTGGTGAGGATCCATATATTTGCTCAGTCTATTGTTTGTCTATTAATTCTCCTAATTTTCTTTCAATCCATATATCCAGGAACAACAAATAACACCGGGGCAATTTTGGTTTTGGGACGAGATCTTGTGGTTGTCCCAAAGCTAATTCATCCCTTACCTCCTGCCTTCCATTCTCCT
The genomic region above belongs to Zingiber officinale cultivar Zhangliang chromosome 11A, Zo_v1.1, whole genome shotgun sequence and contains:
- the LOC122031409 gene encoding serine/threonine-protein phosphatase BSL3-like, which codes for MEKKVICMHGGIGHSINHVEQIENLQRPITMETGAIVLMDLLWSDPIENDSVERLRPNARGPGLVTFGLVIEFCNNNDLQLIVRAHECVMDGFERFAQGHLITLFSATNYCGTTNNTGAILVLGRDLVVVPKLIHPLPPAFHSPKTSPERHIEDTWMQEINANRPATPTRGRPQVANDRGSLAWI